CTctagattttttggttcaaataaaaatagataacgaatcaaaagccaaactatatatatatatatattatttttattgtttacggataaagttgaacaaaatattcataaattttgatttgatttgttatccgttttgatttgaaccaaaaaatctggatatccgtaactctacgaaacaaatcaaatgctaaaatacaatatccaaaaaagaagcaaatcacaaataccaatatttttaagaaCATATTTCTAACtcgatctgttatatgcatatatatacatatatgtaaagaattatatatatatacattatatatgttatactttatatcagttttacaatattttttatgaattaaatttattatattaggtactagaatttaaaaagttaaataatgttttatttttgtaataaaatgttattattaaaattttcaattatttttaaaattttattttatttacggatcaaatcaaaattataaaacatttcggatatccgagtcactgaatatctaggtggctaaagatcgaatcgacatgaatgcttccaaatacccAGATATCCGATCTGTGTCCACCCctacttaaatatataattttattttatttatatgaaaaagttgactaatgtcaaggcctttttttaaattaattttaattttatctttcatgtattattttgaacaaaaatgttatttaatattaattaactatatctttatatatttgtcaactatttttatatattttttatatacacatacatgtgcaccttgatgtgagcacaTTGTAACTAATTATTCACCGCaactgaagtatctaatttttttgaaagttgaaatattttttcttaatgcttctttcactaccgaccaaattgtaatgaaatgatttgtcttaataatttttttttaaaactatttatctgtttagaaactataatataaaactattgGTTCTACATGACGactgtttaaaatttataacatgaaaataaacaaataatattaatttttggttttactggaaaaaaccaaaaaatcaaacattttaaccgaataaactaaaataaatattaatttaaaataatagttatattttagaatatttaaacatcaaaaaaacttaaaaccgaaccagtatccagattaaacagatttaatgtctttttattagtgtctttttattaaaaataacgaaaataataatcacatcccgcgcaaggcgcgggttattacctagtaaAGCAGTAATCCAGAAACATGTTTAATTGTAATGAATTCggtaaaatattagtaatacacACGTGATTTACAAATGATTGGCTATAATTGCATACTAAACATGTTCACCTAAATATTGCTTAGGGCATCTCCATCCCTACTcctttttttcctctaaaatgaagtaaaagtgaatatggagtaaggagtgctccaacccaactccatatctcactccataatgaaatttactctataaatggagtagtctattttttgtttgttcatcactccattatggagtaagaaatggagtagggttggagcaattttactccattttcacttttactctattttagaggaaaaaatggagttttacatGCTCTTAAGGCAAATTTGAATAGGgagagaaaaataattaaaaagagagacGAAGGTTACGCGCATGTGACACTCACGAGACAGCACGAAACCTTAATTCTTTATTGGCCGACATGTTTTCTTGTCTGAACACTTTATATATAGACTATAGTATcttgtttacatatttatttcgCAATTTTGTGTATAAATAGTTATTATTACTATTAAGTATTAACAAATCTAACATCATCGTCATCACACCCGTCACAATCGTTTATTACTTGCATACAAGTTTTGAGTGAGTACAGTAAATGCATTGCATTGACCTGCATTCTTATTGtactaatttatataaaaaaatctaataaaactgttcaaaaattaaaaatatactaaattcACATAAGATGTTGTATAAATTAGATGAAAGTTTTCAAGATGCAATCGCGAAAATGGTGTAAAATTAAGTGATGATGGAGAGTAGAAGACTGCAACTAGCAATTTCAGTTTATAGGAAAAAATTAACTAGCTATAATGTATATACTGATACACATATGTAGAGTATTAATGGTCTAATGTGGAATTTCGGATAGTGAAAATTCTCTATGTAGGTCTATGTCATAGAACATAGATCGAGTCTCCCATTTATTTACGGTTACTATAAATTCTTCGTTAGTCACTACAGAGATATCTATGACAACACGACAATATGGATTAGAGAAAAGATAAAGATACCATAAGCAAATCCGTTTATTCTCTACATTACATGAAATCTACATATCTTGAAGTATTTTGAATGATAAAATAAAGGGTGAAATCAATGGACACATGAATTATGCGTATAATTAAAACATAGTAGTACTAAGAAATAGTTCCCACGGAAATCCCACGTGTTACATATAGTTTACTCAATATGGAAACCAGTCACGTGTTGTATATCCGCAAAGAAAAATATCTTTTTCAATTAAGATATTTGTTGTCCAACGTAGGAGCCGGCTGGACCCAACTTCCAGATTATAATAATAAGAAATTTTCACTCAGTCTTGTACTCTTGTTCAAACATCAATAATCAATAAACAATTAGCACTATGATGGGGGACAAACCTTGTATAATTAATTCTTCATTTTACTAAAACGTCCAATTAGGTAACAAAGAGGGTCCCGGACCATTCTGGTTATTTAATATAATGGGGTCAAGCTCAGACTAAAGATCATCTTCAATGTAAGGCTCTacatttttctctaaaatagaaatttctaTTATAAAAGTAGATTTGTTCTAATctataactctataatagagtttctttattttagaagaaaaatagaaaatgttACTTTTGTCTCTATATTTAGAgatgaaaataacacatttttatatttttctctataaataaaaaaaactttattataaaagtaTACACTAAAGTAAATCCACTTTTATAAGATCATTTTCAATGTATGtgtctatattttcctctaaaatagaaatcTTTGTTATAGAGATAGATTTACTCTAATGTatgactctataatagagtttctctattttaaaaaaaatatagaggaatATTACTTTTTGCCTCTCTATTTAAAGGTGaaaataacacatctatatattttttctctataaataaagaaattcTATTATAAAAGTATACATTAGAGCAAactcatttttataataaagattttatattttagaagaaaatacaaAGATAAAAATAGAGGTGGATTAAAGATGATTTAatcaaaattctttattttagataaaaatatagatataaaaatagAGTTGGGTCAGAAATGGtctaaagctaataatataCACTCATAATGATTACGTGGCAATAAGCCTGCCTTGATACAAACAACGGTGTGTTACGCGCGTAGATTTCGCATTATGCGAGTCCCATAACCGTAGCCTatatatattcttcttcttcacttctcTGCTTCATAACtcccaaccaaaaaaaaaacaacacaaagCATAACttagacaaacaaacaaaaagacttTTAATTCGAACAATCTTTAAACAAACCACTGTTCTCAGAGTTACCCAGTGAGATCATTCGATTTTTTTAACAGTGGTTTCACTTTGTAAAAGTTGAACCgagagttaattttttttttaccgacGAACTAGCGTTCTAATGGATAACAACGATGATATTATGCTGGCGGAGATGAGGCCGAAGAAGCGTGCGGGACGGATAGTGTTCAAGGAGACACGTCACCCAGTTTACAGAGGAATACGGCGTAGGAACGGTGACAAATGGGTCTGCGAAATCCGAGAGCCGACGCACCAACGCCGCATCTGGCTAGGGACTTACCCCACGGCGGAGATGGCGGCGCGTGCACACGACGTGGCTGCTTTTGCTCTGCGCGGGAGATCCGCGTGTTTGAATTTCGCCGACTCCGCCTGGCGGCTTCCGGTGCCGGAATCAACCGATCCAGATGTCATAAGGAGAGTGGCTGCGGAAGCGGCAGAGATGTTCCGGCCGACGGAGTTCGAGAGTGGGATCACGGTTTTGCCCTCTTACGGCAATGAGGTGTATTTGGGCTCTGGTTCAGGTTCGGGATGGGAGGAGAGGAATGTGTATGGAtatgtggaagaagaagaagtgtcgACGACGATGAGGAGACTGGCGTCTGAGCCGTTAATGTCGCCGCCGCGGTCTTATATGGGAGGGGAAGGCATGACTTCTAATGCTTACATGGGAGAAGAGATGTGTTATGAAGACACATCACTGTGGAGTTACAGTTATTAAGCGGGACGCACATTTTATTTACACTATATTTGAataaatactatataaaatgTCTGCTAGCAATAGTGTGCGAGTTGTTAAGATTTCTCTTCTGAAGGGTTTTATTTTAGATCCTTTGTTTGAGGTACAAGATTCCTTGATGGAATAATTTTGTATGGTTTAGTATAAGAAGATCTTATAAAATGATTTGATGAATCTATatacaaaaacaacaaaagagaAGCATAGGCCTAATTTGTAATGGTTATTGAAATGCCTATATCCACAACCTCGAGTACAAACATATTCAAGAAGAGATGGTGGAAAAGGGGATAACGCCACCTAAAGCTTGCGAGAATCTGTATTTTAAAACCCAAGAGGCTTTCAACCTTGACAATGATCCAATAACATACCTATGATGAAGACcgtgtatttaaaaaaaaaaaacacgtgaGGTTGTGTTAGAAAACCAAGTTTTTACTTATGAACTTTTGCCTACATGTTTCATTTTGTTTGTTGTGTGCTCTTCTTTACATGTATGTACTTAGTAGTTATATGACTAAAAATGAAACCACAAACACACCAATCGTTCAGCGTCTGTAGTCCAACGGTTAGGATAATTGCCTTCCAAGCAAtagacccgggttcgactccCGGCAGACGCATCCTTTTTGATCTTTATCAAAATCATTTTCAATTAATCACAAGCAATAactttttctaaattaaatccAAACCACACTCTATTTCTAACACATCTCCGgttgttttcacagttggaTCAGTTTTCATGGAAAGATCTTTACTACAGAACAAAGACAAAACAAGACCAAAATCAGATGTGTACAGAGAATAATTAATGCTCTTAAAGAGTTTTCTTCGTTACTAGCAGACAAGTGA
The nucleotide sequence above comes from Brassica napus cultivar Da-Ae chromosome A9, Da-Ae, whole genome shotgun sequence. Encoded proteins:
- the LOC106399526 gene encoding dehydration-responsive element-binding protein 1F; the protein is MDNNDDIMLAEMRPKKRAGRIVFKETRHPVYRGIRRRNGDKWVCEIREPTHQRRIWLGTYPTAEMAARAHDVAAFALRGRSACLNFADSAWRLPVPESTDPDVIRRVAAEAAEMFRPTEFESGITVLPSYGNEVYLGSGSGSGWEERNVYGYVEEEEVSTTMRRLASEPLMSPPRSYMGGEGMTSNAYMGEEMCYEDTSLWSYSY